One region of Sulfuriroseicoccus oceanibius genomic DNA includes:
- a CDS encoding adenylate kinase yields the protein MELQATCDGLVLCEFCGVNSESAKDESSVLRVVLVGPPASGKGSQAKVLADELGLFHLSTGSAIRDHMARGTELGERCREYMSQARLVPDEVAMEVVDDEVGEHGGGGFVLDGFPRTLHQAELLDQWMRERGQELDAVIVLDVMQADLEARVARRVLCGGCGQPLRLGGRVNSMNDACPDCGGELVRRTDDDVNVFRGRFQEYLDMTVPVIDHYAEIGKLRRVDGSRLPDDVSRSILDLLKPDTQEK from the coding sequence ATGGAACTCCAAGCCACTTGCGATGGACTCGTTCTATGCGAGTTTTGCGGGGTGAATAGCGAAAGCGCAAAAGATGAATCGTCGGTGTTGCGAGTGGTCCTGGTTGGGCCTCCAGCGTCGGGTAAGGGAAGTCAGGCGAAGGTATTGGCTGATGAGTTGGGCTTGTTCCATCTGTCGACGGGATCGGCGATCCGTGACCACATGGCGCGCGGGACCGAGCTCGGTGAGCGTTGCCGCGAGTACATGAGCCAGGCGCGCCTGGTGCCTGACGAGGTCGCGATGGAAGTGGTCGACGATGAAGTCGGTGAGCACGGCGGCGGCGGGTTTGTCCTCGATGGCTTCCCGCGCACACTGCACCAGGCCGAGTTGCTCGACCAGTGGATGCGCGAACGCGGGCAGGAGCTTGATGCGGTGATTGTGCTCGATGTGATGCAGGCCGATCTGGAAGCACGCGTGGCACGCCGTGTGTTGTGCGGTGGTTGCGGCCAGCCATTGCGTCTTGGCGGCCGGGTGAACTCGATGAACGATGCCTGTCCGGACTGCGGTGGGGAATTGGTTCGCCGCACGGATGACGACGTGAATGTGTTCCGCGGGCGTTTCCAAGAGTACCTCGATATGACGGTGCCGGTGATCGACCACTATGCCGAGATTGGGAAATTGCGTCGGGTTGACGGGTCTCGCTTGCCAGACGATGTATCACGCAGCATTCTCGACCTACTCAAACCTGACACCCAAGAAAAATGA